The following are from one region of the Haloactinomyces albus genome:
- a CDS encoding enoyl-CoA hydratase family protein produces MGISSTLHDGGIRVVTMEFPPVNALPMSGWFDVAEALNEASKDMDTHVVVLRAEGRGFNAGVDIKEMQTTSGFDALIGANRGCYAAFKAVYECATPVVATVHGFCLGGGMGLVGNADTIVASDDAFFGVPEVDRGALGAATHLARMVPPHLMRTLYFTGRTITVQQLHHHGSVLEVVPRAELDDAAMQVAGEIADKDTRVIRAAKEAINGIDPVDVNRSYRFEQGFTMELNLAGVADEYRDEFAGTSKVAETEKAAPNEKARSR; encoded by the coding sequence ATGGGCATCAGCTCGACCCTGCACGACGGGGGCATCCGCGTCGTGACGATGGAATTCCCCCCGGTCAACGCGCTGCCGATGTCCGGGTGGTTCGACGTCGCGGAAGCTTTGAACGAGGCGTCGAAGGACATGGACACCCACGTGGTGGTACTGCGTGCCGAAGGCCGTGGGTTCAACGCGGGTGTGGACATCAAGGAGATGCAGACCACCAGCGGCTTCGATGCGCTGATCGGAGCGAACCGCGGCTGCTACGCGGCCTTCAAAGCGGTCTACGAGTGCGCGACGCCGGTGGTGGCGACAGTGCACGGGTTCTGCCTCGGCGGCGGAATGGGCCTCGTGGGTAACGCGGACACGATCGTGGCGAGCGACGATGCGTTCTTCGGGGTGCCGGAGGTGGACCGCGGTGCGCTGGGCGCGGCAACACACCTGGCCCGGATGGTGCCGCCGCACCTGATGCGGACGCTGTACTTCACCGGTCGCACCATCACCGTCCAGCAGCTGCACCACCACGGGTCGGTGCTCGAGGTGGTCCCGCGCGCGGAACTCGACGACGCGGCGATGCAGGTCGCCGGAGAGATCGCCGACAAGGACACCCGCGTGATCCGTGCTGCGAAGGAAGCGATCAACGGGATCGACCCGGTCGACGTCAACCGCAGCTACCGCTTCGAGCAGGGCTTCACGATGGAGCTCAACCTGGCCGGTGTCGCCGACGAGTACCGCGACGAGTTCGCAGGCACGAGCAAGGTGGCCGAGACCGAGAAGGCGGCCCCGAACGAGAAGGCGAGATCCCGCTGA